Within Bactrocera oleae isolate idBacOlea1 chromosome 6, idBacOlea1, whole genome shotgun sequence, the genomic segment CCTCATGTTCTTACAGAATGAAATTTGCTTTGTCGCATTAACGACTGTGATTTGCTTATCAAACGCCAAAGAAGTGATTAATTTTTGAAGCGCCTTGTTATTGGCGAAGAAAAGGGGGTTGTTTACAAGAATGTAAAGCGCAAGAGAACCAGCTCAAACCACTTCGAAGCCCGATAGTCACCAAAAAAACGTTATGTTGTCTGTTTGGTGGGATTTCAAAAGGAGCgtttattttgagcttttgccCGACAATAACACGATTACTTCTGAGGTGAATTGTGATCAGCTAGACAAAACGAGTGATGCACTCAAACAGAAGAGGCCAGAATTGATCAATAGAAAAGGTATAGTGTTCCACTAGGATAATGCGAGAAGTCATACAAGATTGATGACTCGCCAAAAGTTTTTGCAGCTTGAATGGTATGTGCAACCACACCCACCATATTCTTCAGATTGGGTTGAGGGAAATGGATATATCGTCCACATCAATATCAATACTTAATCGAGATGAAAGCAAATTAGACTCAACAGATGCAACCGGTTACTTCAGTGGCACGCGGTCAACGGCCATAAAAGTATCCTTTTACAGATGAAAAAACTTTCActgttgaagaaatttttaataagcaaaacgacaaaaatttccaaagatgcaaaaaatgttattctaaGAATTCAACATGGTCACACTTCTTCCCTTCTGCGAAAAAGGGGTTAAAACTGGGACAAAAGTGTACCAGTAGAATGTTTTAGAAGGTGTCATAAACCACCCAGCTGTGGCATAAAAGTAAACTTAAAAAACTTTGACATCGAACCGAAGCATACATAGGGTACGTCCGAATGAACACACAAGTGTAAAACCACCCAGCTGTGGCATAAAAGTAAACTTAAAAAACTTTGACATCGAACCGAAGCATACATAGGGTACGTCCGAATGAACGCTTTTAATGGCGGTGCTTCTTTCTGATACACATTCAATATTTGATGTTTTTTATTGTCATCTTAACAGATTCAGTAAATTTAACTTACATTCATATTTCAAAAACGTATTTCGATTCAGTTGAAAAATTATAGATACCcaagaaaaaaatactaatacGGCGTAAGCTGCTTGTTAAATCATAAAAGGATGCGAGATGCACAACATTTTGCTTTGCTTCTCTTCGAAAGTTCTTTATGTAAAAGTGctcatacaaaaacatatatcaAACTTATCTGTCAAATCAAAAGTCTAAAGATCAGCGAAGTGAAAGCTATATGTAAACCAACTTTATACGTTTTATGCTGGGAAGATTCAGTGCCTGAAGTGTCAAAATCACTGcttttatgtttataaataaatgaaaagttatTTTCGGTGCGAGTAAAAATTTATggttgcaaaaaatataaaactcaaGTAAAGTGTAAATAAGAAGTTCAAACAGTGTAGATttatgaaaacacaaaaaaatatctaaatcttATGAATCTGACTTCTTAAAATTGACACACATTTTGCATACAATTTTCGTTCCATTTTATTGTAAGCAGGACGTAAAAGAATGCACGCCAAATTAATTGAAActgaataataattaaaaaaatttaaaatattaattaaactaTCAGATTTATGAAATGAAgagttgaaaaacaaaaaaaaacaattaagcaAATGTAAAAAACTATTACTAATTTACATATAGCGTTGCTAAAAGCCTACAGTAAAACTTTAAGCCAGCTCAGCATTCTTTTCACGCTCgcttagaaataaaattatactaaaGAACTTCTAGAGTAGTATTGAGGCTTCTATAGATCTTCTTGTTCTATATAGTCGTGTAAGacagtgtattttttttatatatgaatgtttaaaaataatagtttgtaataatattaatttatttcagtaAGATTGAAGgcttttccacattttttaatctttacatacatatatacatgtaataATCCTAGCAAAGCTCGTCTCAAAGCATTTCTTCTTTAagttttacaataatatattatacaagtatatacatatatgtatatttaaatattttataatagcgTATATTACAAACAAAGTAAATTCAAATAGTGGGGCAAGTATacgctttaaaaagtttcttagtgTGGGCGTATTTAAATACTATGCAGTTGTATGCTCAATTATTACATGGAATTATCAATTTTctatacacaaaccaacatgTGTTCGTATTTTACATAGCCTATttgtcttgtttttattttgttagggAAGgggtttaggtttaaattaaataatttaataataaaatgctgTCATTTCTAAATTCATAAGTGCTAGCTCCAgacatttttatgtatatatacctgtGCTCGAATACGTGTCTTTGTAAGTAcctacataaaatatatgtgtatattatatgttaatgtTCTTATGTTATGTATAAGTATCTCTACATATATGGAAGGCGCTTACACTTTAGCGTATGAAGTGCCACATAGCTGTTGGTTTACGGGCGTTATTTATCATGTCATGCCAGTGCTGACAGCCAGTACCGATCTCTTGTGGTCCAAGCCCGCAGCTGCCAATTTCTACGGCTTCTCCACCAGAGCCAACCACGTAAATCTAcaataagaatatttttagaAGAGTGACTGTAATAGATTTTAGCTCAAATTGCACGCATCATTCTCTGAACCCTAacataaattcaatttgaaGCTATTCAATTTTAatgacatatattatatttcgcaATGTTTTGATGTGGTCTCGTGCTTGTAATTAATGATTTCGAATAGATTATAAGTAGAGTTTTACTCaggtttaattaataatatttgtattacaCTCAATCCTTGAAATTCTTTAGACATTCTgccagaaataaaatatatttcgggCTCCAATAGATTTTCCGAAAACAGCTCAATGGGCCAGTTTATCCTGTGTACGGTATACACTTCGTAATCGTTGATTCAACTTCAGAACTTGGGTTCGATATCACTCACGCAAGGTCAAATATTTTGGCGAAATTGAAAAGTTGAGAGAAATAACATGAAACATAGAATTTATAATGATGAAACATTCACACACCCAGCTATATTTCGTGTTGatctatacttgtacatatgagAACAAAGTCACCAGATGTACTGAATAATACAATAGATGTGGGTGTTAACACATATCGGAGTAGTTAATAAGTGTTGGGTTTGGTATTCGATTTCTTTGTTGATGTCTAAGTTTGCTATtgcaaaattaagataaaaagaCCCAAAAAGGGTTCtcgttatttaataattttgatacatctacatacatatatctcgaTATTTAATGGCGTTACAAAGAATCGTTAAATAAAGAAAGCTGTTATATTTTAGGTGAAAGCTATTTTACTGTCACCGTTATGGTAACACAGGTGagcgaaattttattaaatttgaaaccTTAATATAGGTAAACTAAAAGGGACAGAAAAATAATCTAGAACGAATTTTATCAATTGGCGATACATTGTTCAAATTAATCCATGTGGAAAACAGACTTATCTATGTTGGTTAGCTTGACATTAATTTGAGTTCAGAGCTATCAAAGGAGAGTTATGTGAACTGAATAATAAGAATGTCCTGCATGGACGTAGTTTTCTATCAATATCTCTTTCCTACAAATCTACAGGATTGTAGAAAGGTCGGAAGTTCAGATCGAACTTTAATttggaaatatattatatacttgtatatcgatAACAACAGAAACATACTCACCTCAACCGCCGCATTATGAAGAAAAGCTGATTGCAGATTAAACGTAAAAGCTTCGTTCCAAATTGGATTGGCGGGATTGTCAGATTTGCTAATGCTAGTCTTCTTCTTTTTTACGCGTTTAccattttgaattaaataaatctaaGAGAAATATCAAAGAAGAAAGTGAATTGGGTCTCTTTTAAAAAGATGTTTTGAGAACTCTCATACCTTTACAAAGGGTTCTTGTATTGTGTCtaagttttttgctttcataatGACTACAGTCAGTCGTTCAGCCTGAGGCAAGTAGTTTAGTGAGCATAAGAGCTCCGGTCGATTCTCTTGTTGTTTTTTGACACGCAGTAAATCGCCCCAAATCTAGAGATTTGAAACACATGTTACTATTTCTTAATTGATAATTGCTGAATATAAATTCACCTCTACAGATTTTGAAAGATCCAAGTCATCAACTATGATACGTACTTCTCCGATTATATCATTGTGGGAATAGCGATCATAGTCGAGAACCTGCAGTTTGAGTTCTTTGCCTTGTAGTTGATCGCGTGAAACGGGGAATTTGAAGTGTTGATCAAAATAAGGGTTTGTTTCTCCtcgatgtatgtgtgtttggcgTTTTCGATTGTCTACTTCAGGGTCTAGCATCAATCGTACGTATGGGTCGCGAAAACCGCCCTCTTCAATCGGGCAAAGATTGTGAGCTGCATCATTGTGATAGACAATCGTAActgtatttatttgatttaaacaatatttatagtAGTGAAACACACCTTCAATCAGGTGCACGGTCAAATCGAAAAGATGATAGTCATATTTGACACGTAAATGCAGTCGTCCCAAAGCTGGACTGGACTCAGGTGCTGTCAAATATAAAGGACCATCTGGCAGACGATATAGATCTGGCTGCAAAGCGCCCAGCGGTGAAGCTGGTCCAATGGCGGGGTCAACTCCTGCAGGTGTCCGTGGCGGTATAAGTAGTGGAGAAAGGCAGCGACCGACTTTTGCGGAGTTCATGTTTATGTTCGAAACCACCGAACAACCGGCTATTGAGGCTAGGCTGCCCTGTGATGGACTGGGCGTACGCAAATCACTGACATCGGTGGATGCGGGGCTACCGCAACGGGCATCCAGTGAAATGGTGCGCATTGGACTTGGTGAGCGAGCCAACTATAATAGCATATAAAACAGGTTTTAAAAGTTTAACTAAAAGAAATACAATTAAAACTTACATGATGGGATAAGCCGGGGTCGGCGGGTAATGAACTTCGACCATCGGGTCCGAATGTACGAATCTGAGGCGAAGAGCCGCGGTGTCCCttgaaaaaatagtgaaaaatcaTTAGCTTGATAAGCGCATTGGTTAGTAAACTGTAACTTACTGAATGTCTAGATGGTGCGCTGTCGATACTCGACTGACTGGAAATTGATGGCGTGCGCTGTAGACGCGGTGGAAAGGAACGACTCTGGTGATGCAAGTGCAACGGACTGTGGAGTACTTCTGCAGGGCCACGCAGCACGTCTGCATTTACTATATACGCTGAACTACCAAAAGTTAAGGGCGGTTGTATGGGTTGGGTCTCTTTGACTACGTTAACTTCCTACAATAAAAAACATGAGTAAATGGCATATTTGATATTGAAGCTATATGTAAGAGTAAGCAATGTATCGAAACCTCAGAGTCCGTTGGCAAATCACAACTATCACTGACGCTGCCTGCCCCACTGCCAATACCACTCGTGGTCGATGTCACTGACGAAGCGGACGGAGGGGGCGTCATTGGCGGTGGTGGTGGAATGGATGATGCAGATGTCGTCGCTCCGTTATTATCTTCGGAATTGCGATCAAGAGTTACGCGACGCACGGCACCGACACGCTCCCTGGCGATACGCGACCACGATTCAATACGTTTGTGGGTAAGCCAGCAAGCGGCGGGTCCGAGACCGCTCATTTTCTCGAATAGGCTGATGGCGGATATTTTTGCAAGCAATGAATGTCTAAGTTCCACTATATGTAGTTATTTCTGATGCACTAGTTTTTTATCACAAAACACTTTCTTAAAACAGTCTCTCAAGCAGCTCCACTGATTTgttctttgaaaaatatacaaaactctatCTAGATCAATCATTCATTTCGAAGCATAAAATGTCTCTGTTTCATTTTTTTATGTGCATACAAAGTTATGTAAATTTTCTATTAGagctgtatatatttacatacatagtatatgtatggatataataaaaaaattagtacaTAATTCTTTTTAATGTTGAATAGCATTAATGCTTGGCAGTTTTTCAAGACGAATACAATTAGGTTCccattttcttaaattaaaagcctatttatataataatattcagTCATCGAGGTCTATATACAAAGAGTAGGATTAATGGGAGTATATGGCAACCGGAAGCACTAAAGATCGAAACGTAATCTCCGATATTTATCAGAACAGTTAGTGTATACTTTATTGCTTCTGGCAACGAAATTGCCTTGAAAGTTAATGGAGCTGTGACATTAATTTATAGAACAGTTAGATAAATGAACAAAGTAATTTCGTACTTTTTTCAAAGTTATGTCAAAGTTTAGTCGTAGCTATAAATAAGCTACTTCTGTtcttgaaaaaattgtactgtactgtatatatatttagatgtaCTCCTACATAACGGGTAATCCAAATAGaggtaattttttcaataaacaaaattatttgtgtTCAGTATTGCTTgacatttcatcatggaaagacttacgcctaaacaacgtttacaaattgatcaactttattacgaaaattcacgttttgtaaagaatgtgtttcgcgcgcttcgctcaactaaTGGTCAACATAATTTACCTACTGAGCGtgctattcgcaacaccatcacccatcttgagacccagcatttattattggataatattcgaccgaataaaGCATGTCCAGCAAGCAATGAATAAAACATAGCGGCCGTacctgagagtgtacacgaagaccgtggagagtcgattcggcgctgTTCGCAACAACTCGGACTGTcctatggaacgacttggcgcattttacgaagagatcttaaattaaaagcgtacaaaatacagcttgtgcaagaacagaatccgctcgaccttcccaagtgacatcgcttcgctctatgggctcttgaaaagttccaagaagatccgacgttttcgagccaaattttgttcagcgatgaggctcatttctggctcaatgggtatgtaaacaagcaaaattgtccCATTTGGGATGAAGAGCAAGCTGGAGAAATTCAACAgttgccatttcatccagaaaaaacaacggtttggtgtggtttgtgggccggtggaatcatcgtttgcaacaagacggcgccacttcccacacatcgcatcaatcgtTGGATTTATTGAGacaacacttcggtgagcagataatttaacgttttggccggtcgattggccatcAAGATCGCGCTATATTACACCGTTAGACtgtttcctgtggggatatgtaaagtctaaagtctatgcagaCAAtaccgcttcgattcaggccttggagtaaaacatcacgcgtgtcattcacCAGTTACCAATCGAAATGCTTAAACGtatcatcgaaaattggactcaacggatggaccgtctgagacgtagccgtggccaacatttgaaagaggtAATCTTCAAAagataaatgccaaagaatgttctttcggaTGATAAAACACATTCcctattaaatttgaattttctgcgttttttctttcaaaaattagGGAATCTTGAAAAGGATCACTCTTTATATTTGATCTCATGAGCTTGGTTGTCATTTGGCTGCAAGTTCGTTAGAGCTGTCGCCTGGTCAAGGTGAGTTTAACGCCTCGAATGTGTTGTGAATATTCTAATTGACAGACATTCACAGCCTTAGAGCTGTGTAGCAGCCATGCggacgaatatacatacatggaaACACTCAGACTGAAAGCATTAATTAGCCTCATTTCGGAATAGTGGTTTTGCGTGTGAACACCTCAAGCTGGTAGAGTTGAATGTGATCGACACGCGGAGTGCGGAAAAATGTGTTCATACGTCATTTGTGTATCGCATTGCAGGGATTAGCAGATGATTACCGAAGGTAAATTTAAAGCCGACGTTGCTGTACGTCACTATTTTAGCCGATTTTCAACAAATATACGACATGTCACAGTTAGGTGTATGGACAACAAACATAACCGAGGATGTGTTGGCGTCACTTGATGGTGGATGTACATGGCTCTATATGTGATAACATGTATGATGATGTCTCCATGTCAGCACCGATTTGGCATTAATTATTTCGGACTCAAGTATAAAGGACCATTGTGCCATGCATAATTATGGATGCAGCTACAAAGATGTGCTTAAATAACAcaagtcaataaaaaaattgttttgtgcATGATAGGAAATATATATGGAAAAGGACAACTtgcgttgttgatttacgtgagtacctgccggcgacggccttacctcacggtgttccaaaacacagcgtatcaatacaatgcgttgataagcgccccaaacaatacgagctatttgcaagtatttatttggataccagtggcagtgtgtctgggtccacactaccatcttagtatgattcgaggccgacctaaaacctcttctgcccagttgctttttgcaactttattttagaactgaaaaaacagttaggctgaattttcagttcttcctgcatttaggtttcaaccacagccaccacgaatctccccaaaggggccataacccaatgagcagattggaccgaagtccaagggctttctgctccccgtggtaccagaaagtctccggtaagactgtgttgccgaaactactgccagttgagcaacccattactcaatgactggtgacatttgtcgcttgaacttcaaatgtcttttatttgctttttcatttaaagtctataatatcagttcaagctgagtattatagcgcTATAtctgacatactatgctgatattactgagcaaggtacataataacagtcatagtgtatttggcttttagtcgccttttacgacaggcatgccttaccgcgggtaaattcttacccctacccgcaggagGAATGGAAAAGGACAAttacaaatcgaaaatatttgcattttaagcatTTATAGCGAGTtgatcatttttcatttttgcgcTCATATAATGTCGGTCTTCGCGGGCTGATAGTGTCGCTTGCTACGCTCGTTGTGTTTGCAAATTGTAGAGGAATAATGCGTTTCATAATTTTGTTTCCTGTAGAAACCAGTAAAAAATGTCTTCGAGAAGTTGATGAGGATGGTgagtttttttctctttttttataataattattaactattttgATAACATTAATTAGGTTATTATATGTTCGGCAGGTATCGAGACGAAAAAATCAGTGAGTGCAGTGTCGAGAATTTGGAGCGATTTGAAGCATTTTTTTCCAATGCTTTCAGAGGCGAAAATAAAAGCTGGAATCCCTGTGGGCCCTTAAATCCCCAAAGTTAGTGAGGGGAAAAAAGCCTGGAACAGATTTAAGGCAGTAGGGCATGGTTTCCTTGGAAATCATAGAGCTAACAATTATGACGAGCTGAGCAGTAACATGATTACGAATTTCTCCATTATAGGATATAGAATGTCTCGGAAAACGCACATATTACATtgtcatttaaataaatttaaagataatGTGGCAGCACCAACGTGTTCGGAAATCCATAAAAAATAACCCTCAAGAAAAGTTTAAAGGACACCACAAGGGATAGCTTCGGTGGAAGAAGACCCGCACCCACACGAAGAGTGCGTGATAAAGAACCTTAGTAGCGAGCAGCAAACAGGAGTATTCAATATGCGCCGTGGGATTATTACGTAAGCATAGAGTTAAGATATCTTATAGAAATAATTAAGTTTAAAGAAAATCGTTGATAAAAGTGAAGAAGTGAAAAAAGAAAGTGgagataacaaaataaaaaacaaagatatctaagaaaataaaaaattgtttttagaaataaaaaaggaaaaaattaaagaagaaagATAATTAAAACGGATAAAAAAAGTGTAGATTtaagatatttaataaaaaaaattgtaattaaatcatCCAAATAAAACAAAGGCTTGTACAGtcaataaaaaactataaattaaaagtcgcgattcaccacctttaAGGGGGACCCACCGGCtttataatacaaaaacaactctgcgattcacctaaacgggaccctccagagattgataatcaaaattataaaataaaacaaaggcttgtacagccaataaaaaactataaactaAAAGTCGCGATTCACCATTTTtaagggggaccctccggtttTATAATAAGGAACAACTCTGCGATTTACCTAAacgggaccctccagagattgctaaaataaacataataatatatatattatatatactattatatatatacattatattcaacttgattttccataaactttttaatttaattctacGAAATGAGTAATCCCGAATCCATAATTAGACCTACAGTCCTAAATACCAGTATACCACCACCATCCATTCCTCAAGTTACCCCAGAACTATCCAACATCCCCAGCTCTTATTCAGAATATTATTCAACCAAGAAGGGAAACAGTACAGACCAAACAATTGACCCAAGATATGCAGGAAACCTATCAGGACTTGACAGAGTACGAGACGTTGTTAGGTGTTTAAGAGATTTTTCTGGCGATCCGAAAGAATTCGCATCTTGAAAGAAAAGTGTAGAGAGAATTTTGAGATTATATGAATCCGAAAAAGGCACACCTCGTTATTTTGGCATTTTGAATGTGATAAGAACTAAAATAACAGGGAACGCCGATGTAGCGTTAGAGTCTTATAACACTTCGCTCAATTGGGAAACAATTTCGAAATGCCTTAATACGCATTACGCAGACCAAAAAGACATCAGTACGTTGGAGTACCAAATGTCTTCCCTTTTCCAAGGAAATAAATCTATTAACGAATTTTATCACGAATTATTTTCCCACCTTTCcctaatattgaataaaattgccTGTCTTGACATAGGTCAAGAATCTTAAATATATTATCTAAAACTTACCGCGATAAAGCATTAGACAGTTTTGTGAGAGGTTTAAATGGCGAACTTCCAAAATTACTAGGAATAAAAGAACCAACTGACCTACCTCAAGCACTTCAGTTATGCATGaaattacaaaatcaaaatttccgtACACAGCACGCTTTCAACAACCAACCTATATCACGAAAACCAATACCACCCCCACTTCCATTAAGGAAACAACAATATCAAAAGCAACCTTTTTATCCGAATCTTGCATACGTTCCCCAACCAATCCATCGCGTACAGAATTTAGTACAACCAGCAGCATTTAGAAATATGCAATACCAAAACCCCCAATATCctcaatatcaaaataattttgtcaatCCCCAATACAAAAACATGTCTGCTTATCCTTCGAGACAATTACCAATGCCTAATCAATCCTTATCCACCGCCAAGACCTACGCAACCGAAACCACCAATTTCGATGGATATAGACGAATCCCAAAAAActagaaatattaattatatgaacaGACCGAACAATAACGCATTTGGAGGGAAACGACCGATTCCACCATCAAATAAAATACACCAACCATTTAAACAACAGAGGATTAATCACATAGAACCCGCAGACAATACTTTAAGCGACACTCAACAAAAATGAATGAAGACCATACAGAACAATCATGGGAAGATTATTATAACGAATATTCTTCTCAAGACGACATGACAGATAGGGGGACAATAGAATTTTCAGATATCCATTTTTAAGGCTAACGAATTCTACTTTGCCCTACTTTCAGTGCAAAGATAGTAacggagaaattttaaaattcctaaTAGATACAGggccaaataaaaattatattcaaccaCAACTTATTAATAATCCTATTCCCAATAACGAAATTTCTTATGCCAACTCAGTAGGTGGAAATATAGAAATAACCCACTATACCTTTATCAATCGTTTTGGACTCAGAgacgaaaaactaaaattttttattcttccAACATTAAAATCCTTCCATGGAATTCTCGGTAATGACAGTTTGAAACAATTAGACACAATAATTTTTACCTCAAGAAATTACatgctaataaaaaataaaattaaaattgcaatcaaaaaacaaacaaccaaATCAGTCAACAATATCGAAATTAGAACAGAGCACCTTACATCCGAACTGTCAGAAAAACTTCGCAATTTATGCAATATATTCCCAAAACTTCTTTCCGAACCAGAGGAAAAGCTAACATACACCACCGTAGTAAAAGCCGAAATAAGAACTACTTCACAAGACCCAATATATTTTAGATACTACCCATATCCCATGTCACTCAAAGACGAAGTGGAAAAACTAATAGCAAAATTACTCGATGACGGTATAATAAGACCTTCTCGATCCCCGTATAATTCTCCAATCTGAATAGTACCGAAAAAAATAATGCATCTGGcacaaaaaaatacagaatGGTGATTGATTACctcaaattaaattcaattacgatAGCCGATCGTTATCCTATCCCAGATATAAACGAATTTCTTTCGCAATTAggcaaaaacaaattctttacaGTTCTTGACTTAAAAAGTGGCTTTCACCAGATTCCATTAGTCGAATCTGACGTTGCAAAGACAGCATTTTCCGTTAATAATGGTAAATACGAATTTACTAGATTACCCTTTGGCTTAAAAAACGCCCCATCGATTTTTCAAAGAGCATTAGATGACATACTCAGAGAGTATATCGGAAAAATATGCTTTGTCTATATAGACGACAATATCATTATCGGCCAAGATGAAAAATcacatttagaaaatattaatacaattttccacACTTTAAAAAAGCTAATATGAAAATCCAAATTGACAAATGTGAATTCTTAAAAACAGAAGTAGAATTTCTAGGATTCATTTCTCAAAACGGAATAAAGACAAATCCTTCAAAAGTCAAATCCATTTTAGAATTTCCACCACCGCAAACTATAAAAGAGCTTAGATCATTCTTAGGACTTTCCGGTTATTATCGTCGATTTATAAAAGTCTATGCAAAACTTGCCAAACCCCTAACAATACTTTTAAGAGGGGAGTAGGGACGCATGTCCAAAAATCTTTCATCCAAAATCAAAATCACTCTTAATCAAGACGCCATTAACgtattcaataaatt encodes:
- the Sytbeta gene encoding synaptotagmin-5 isoform X1, translating into MSGLGPAACWLTHKRIESWSRIARERVGAVRRVTLDRNSEDNNGATTSASSIPPPPPMTPPPSASSVTSTTSGIGSGAGSVSDSCDLPTDSEEVNVVKETQPIQPPLTFGSSAYIVNADVLRGPAEVLHSPLHLHHQSRSFPPRLQRTPSISSQSSIDSAPSRHSGHRGSSPQIRTFGPDGRSSLPADPGLSHHLARSPSPMRTISLDARCGSPASTDVSDLRTPSPSQGSLASIAGCSVVSNINMNSAKVGRCLSPLLIPPRTPAGVDPAIGPASPLGALQPDLYRLPDGPLYLTAPESSPALGRLHLRVKYDYHLFDLTVHLIEAHNLCPIEEGGFRDPYVRLMLDPEVDNRKRQTHIHRGETNPYFDQHFKFPVSRDQLQGKELKLQVLDYDRYSHNDIIGEVRIIVDDLDLSKSVEIWGDLLRVKKQQENRPELLCSLNYLPQAERLTVVIMKAKNLDTIQEPFVKIYLIQNGKRVKKKKTSISKSDNPANPIWNEAFTFNLQSAFLHNAAVEIYVVGSGGEAVEIGSCGLGPQEIGTGCQHWHDMINNARKPTAMWHFIR
- the Sytbeta gene encoding synaptotagmin-5 isoform X2 — its product is MVMVSSAVLGAATGTGLALLLAVTIVMYRYYLLRKRGKEWDELDRWEETRIMRKLQLKEVNVVKETQPIQPPLTFGSSAYIVNADVLRGPAEVLHSPLHLHHQSRSFPPRLQRTPSISSQSSIDSAPSRHSGHRGSSPQIRTFGPDGRSSLPADPGLSHHLARSPSPMRTISLDARCGSPASTDVSDLRTPSPSQGSLASIAGCSVVSNINMNSAKVGRCLSPLLIPPRTPAGVDPAIGPASPLGALQPDLYRLPDGPLYLTAPESSPALGRLHLRVKYDYHLFDLTVHLIEAHNLCPIEEGGFRDPYVRLMLDPEVDNRKRQTHIHRGETNPYFDQHFKFPVSRDQLQGKELKLQVLDYDRYSHNDIIGEVRIIVDDLDLSKSVEIWGDLLRVKKQQENRPELLCSLNYLPQAERLTVVIMKAKNLDTIQEPFVKIYLIQNGKRVKKKKTSISKSDNPANPIWNEAFTFNLQSAFLHNAAVEIYVVGSGGEAVEIGSCGLGPQEIGTGCQHWHDMINNARKPTAMWHFIR